One Vibrio campbellii CAIM 519 = NBRC 15631 = ATCC 25920 genomic window carries:
- a CDS encoding alpha/beta hydrolase translates to MNKTSTSSIAQYFSREIADEQYNPTLWTNRLPTDDLLPKHIEFTSQQSDRYRTNLETGLTEMAYGEGEFSGKIDIYKPKGIAKDAPMVIYIHGGWWQWFSKEQFGFIAKPFNQNGFTVYMPSYRMAQDWTNGAPMESILKQMQLAVKEILSLAVENNSPAVYLVGHSAGGQLVSMLHKTDWEQFGVEAEGKQKLKDVFSIAGLFDIRPLVNSFVNDNIQMTNESSEKVSPLLNDFPSEEKLAPLHLIVPELDTPEFFRQTKEYHANVLDAKQECRIYLARKRDHLDVIENLINDNDDVLNYMLENMKN, encoded by the coding sequence ATGAACAAAACAAGCACAAGCTCAATTGCACAATACTTCTCACGAGAGATAGCAGATGAACAATACAATCCGACGTTATGGACCAATAGATTACCCACGGATGATTTGTTACCGAAACACATAGAATTTACCAGCCAACAAAGTGATCGTTATCGAACAAACCTGGAAACAGGACTTACCGAAATGGCATATGGAGAAGGCGAGTTTTCTGGAAAAATAGATATCTATAAGCCAAAGGGGATTGCCAAAGATGCGCCTATGGTTATCTACATTCATGGCGGGTGGTGGCAATGGTTTTCAAAAGAACAATTTGGGTTTATCGCGAAGCCTTTCAATCAAAATGGCTTTACGGTTTACATGCCAAGTTACCGAATGGCTCAAGACTGGACAAACGGTGCGCCAATGGAGTCCATCCTTAAGCAGATGCAGCTTGCCGTTAAAGAAATCTTATCACTCGCAGTCGAAAATAATTCTCCCGCAGTCTACCTCGTGGGCCACTCGGCTGGCGGCCAACTTGTATCCATGCTCCATAAAACAGATTGGGAACAATTTGGAGTAGAAGCAGAAGGCAAACAGAAACTCAAAGATGTTTTTTCAATCGCTGGCCTTTTTGATATTCGACCACTTGTGAACAGCTTCGTGAACGATAACATTCAGATGACCAATGAATCATCGGAGAAGGTGAGTCCACTGCTTAATGATTTTCCTTCAGAAGAGAAACTGGCGCCGTTGCACTTGATTGTTCCAGAGCTGGACACGCCTGAGTTCTTCCGACAAACAAAGGAATACCACGCCAACGTGCTTGATGCTAAGCAAGAGTGTCGCATTTACCTCGCTCGAAAAAGAGACCACCTTGATGTAATCGAGAACCTCATTAACGACAACGATGACGTACTCAACTATATGCTTGAGAATATGAAAAACTAA
- a CDS encoding LysR family transcriptional regulator, translated as MRHMIIFTRVVETGSITAAARELEVGKSVVSQHLRALEEALGVLLLKRSTRQQLLTPMGIEFFERCKKISELVDEAWDIARISQVEPKGMVKISSPHALIEPVVSPAVGHLVSIYSELVPTILANDGSVDLFETAADLAIHVGELPSSEYRQRRIGSLKKVLCASPSYIQNHDLSIAKLIKDPSHLLACDYVANIWEGKSIRYTLQHSSSSERIEVSLEANRFNDSVHSVISMVKAGAGMALIPEFMFESLRRKGELENIFPGYTLPKIPIYAVHNYAKTPPLNVKMCTDFIERQLRNLNSSEDA; from the coding sequence ATGCGTCATATGATCATCTTCACGAGAGTTGTGGAGACGGGATCTATTACTGCGGCTGCACGCGAATTAGAGGTGGGTAAATCCGTTGTTAGTCAACATTTGAGAGCTTTGGAGGAGGCGTTAGGTGTTTTGTTACTCAAACGCTCCACTCGCCAACAATTGCTTACGCCTATGGGAATAGAGTTTTTTGAACGGTGTAAAAAGATTAGCGAGCTTGTTGATGAGGCATGGGATATTGCAAGGATCAGCCAAGTTGAGCCAAAAGGAATGGTTAAGATTAGTTCACCCCACGCATTGATCGAGCCAGTGGTATCACCGGCAGTGGGGCATTTAGTCAGTATCTACTCTGAATTGGTTCCTACGATTCTAGCCAATGACGGCAGCGTGGACTTATTTGAAACGGCGGCTGATCTCGCGATTCATGTCGGTGAGCTGCCATCAAGTGAGTACAGACAAAGAAGGATAGGTAGTTTAAAGAAAGTGCTTTGTGCAAGCCCTTCATATATTCAGAATCATGATCTCAGCATCGCGAAACTTATTAAGGATCCGTCTCATTTGCTCGCCTGCGATTATGTGGCGAATATCTGGGAGGGGAAATCTATTCGATATACTTTACAACACTCGTCCAGTAGTGAGCGAATAGAAGTGTCGCTGGAAGCGAATCGCTTTAATGATTCGGTCCATTCGGTTATCTCTATGGTCAAAGCGGGAGCCGGTATGGCATTAATTCCTGAATTTATGTTCGAAAGCCTCAGACGCAAAGGAGAATTAGAGAACATTTTCCCTGGGTATACGCTTCCCAAAATTCCTATTTATGCTGTTCATAATTACGCAAAAACGCCTCCGCTCAATGTCAAAATGTGTACCGATTTCATTGAACGACAGCTTAGAAATCTTAACTCTTCAGAAGATGCCTAA
- the sctU gene encoding type III secretion system export apparatus subunit SctU: MSGEKTELPTPKKLRDARQKGQVAKSQEVVSSALILALIAVLFAFADYYMSHISALLLLPSELAYQGFQDALLDVAIAIAKEMVYLLAPILIVAALIAIMSNMGQFGLLFSGESVKPDIKKINPVEGAKRIFSLKSIIEFIKSILKVSLLSCIIWVTLRGNLNTLLQIPTCGLECVPTITGVLVKQLMIISSVGFIVIAAADYAYQKFDHTKQLKMTKDEVKREYKEMEGSPEIKSKRRQLHQELQASNQRDNVKRSNVLVTNPTHIAIGLYYKKGETPLPVITLKETDAMAKRMIAIAHEEGIPVMQKVPLARALYADGQLNQYIPGDLIEATAEILRWVASLEQSEE; the protein is encoded by the coding sequence ATGAGCGGAGAAAAAACAGAACTCCCCACCCCGAAAAAACTTCGGGATGCCCGGCAAAAAGGGCAAGTCGCCAAAAGTCAGGAAGTCGTCTCATCGGCGTTAATCCTAGCCCTAATTGCCGTCTTATTTGCCTTTGCTGACTACTATATGTCGCACATCTCTGCCCTACTTTTGTTGCCGAGTGAGTTGGCTTATCAAGGGTTTCAGGATGCGTTGCTTGACGTAGCCATCGCCATCGCCAAAGAAATGGTTTACTTGCTGGCACCGATCCTGATCGTGGCGGCATTGATCGCCATCATGTCGAACATGGGGCAATTCGGCTTGCTGTTTAGTGGTGAATCCGTCAAACCAGATATCAAAAAGATCAACCCTGTCGAAGGGGCAAAACGAATTTTCTCGCTAAAGAGCATCATTGAGTTTATTAAGTCGATTCTTAAAGTGTCGCTCCTTTCCTGCATTATTTGGGTCACGCTGCGGGGCAACTTAAACACGCTACTGCAAATCCCGACATGCGGATTAGAGTGTGTACCGACCATCACCGGCGTATTGGTGAAACAACTCATGATCATCTCTTCCGTCGGCTTTATTGTGATTGCAGCTGCCGATTACGCGTACCAAAAGTTCGACCACACCAAGCAACTGAAGATGACTAAAGACGAGGTCAAACGCGAATATAAAGAGATGGAAGGCAGCCCGGAAATCAAGAGTAAGCGTCGTCAGTTGCACCAAGAGCTGCAAGCTTCGAACCAAAGAGATAACGTTAAACGTTCGAATGTGTTGGTCACGAACCCAACCCACATCGCGATTGGTTTGTACTACAAAAAGGGCGAAACGCCGCTGCCTGTGATAACCCTCAAAGAAACCGATGCAATGGCAAAACGTATGATCGCGATAGCCCACGAAGAAGGCATCCCTGTGATGCAAAAAGTACCACTCGCACGTGCTCTTTATGCCGATGGTCAGTTAAACCAGTACATTCCAGGCGATCTTATTGAAGCCACCGCTGAGATCCTGCGTTGGGTTGCGTCTCTTGAGCAGTCAGAGGAATAG
- the sctT gene encoding type III secretion system export apparatus subunit SctT: MSYDDLHQALFLYSLTLPRLMACFIFLPILNKQTLGGTLVRNGVLCSLALFIFPMINQQDLPAETDGIWLMVILGKEVLLGMLIGFVAAIPFWAIEAAGFLVDNQRGAAMASMFNPTLGSQSTPTAVLLTQTLITLFFSGGGFVAFIYALFNSYSSWPVISFFPTVTEEWGRFFYAQFEQLMWLGVLMSAPLVLAMFLAEFGLALISRFAPQLNVFSLAMPIKSAIASVLLIVYLALMMDHFQALFSDIVLFREQLNTIW; the protein is encoded by the coding sequence ATGAGTTACGATGATTTGCACCAGGCCCTGTTCCTATACAGCTTGACGCTCCCTAGGTTAATGGCTTGCTTTATATTTTTGCCGATTTTAAATAAACAAACGCTCGGTGGCACCTTGGTAAGAAATGGTGTTTTGTGTTCGCTTGCGCTGTTTATCTTCCCAATGATTAACCAACAAGACCTGCCTGCAGAAACGGACGGGATTTGGTTGATGGTCATCTTAGGCAAAGAGGTACTATTGGGTATGCTGATTGGCTTTGTTGCAGCAATCCCTTTTTGGGCTATTGAGGCGGCAGGGTTTCTAGTGGATAACCAACGTGGTGCTGCGATGGCAAGTATGTTTAACCCCACTCTCGGCTCCCAGTCAACGCCAACGGCTGTGCTATTGACTCAAACCCTGATCACCTTGTTCTTCTCCGGTGGTGGCTTTGTCGCTTTTATTTATGCGCTGTTTAACAGCTATTCGTCGTGGCCTGTGATTAGTTTTTTCCCAACCGTCACTGAGGAATGGGGGCGCTTTTTCTACGCTCAGTTCGAGCAACTTATGTGGCTTGGCGTTTTGATGTCTGCGCCTTTGGTTTTAGCCATGTTCCTTGCCGAGTTTGGACTCGCGCTGATTAGCCGATTCGCCCCACAGCTGAACGTTTTCTCTTTAGCTATGCCGATCAAAAGTGCCATTGCCAGCGTGCTATTGATTGTTTATTTGGCATTGATGATGGACCACTTTCAAGCCCTTTTCTCTGACATCGTACTGTTCAGAGAACAGCTCAATACCATTTGGTAA
- the vscS gene encoding SctS family type III secretion system export apparatus subunit VscS → MNPAEIIHFTTQALTLVLFLSLPPILVAALVGTLVSLVQALTQVQEQTLGFVVKLIAVIITLFVTTQWLGAELHSFATLTLDKIPQIR, encoded by the coding sequence ATGAATCCGGCTGAAATCATCCACTTTACCACTCAGGCTCTAACGCTTGTTCTGTTCTTGTCGCTGCCGCCGATCTTGGTTGCGGCACTGGTCGGTACCTTGGTCTCTCTCGTCCAAGCGCTAACACAAGTACAGGAGCAGACGTTAGGCTTTGTCGTCAAACTGATCGCCGTCATCATAACCTTATTTGTTACCACTCAATGGCTGGGCGCCGAACTGCATTCATTTGCTACCTTGACCTTGGATAAAATCCCGCAAATACGATGA
- the vscR gene encoding SctR family type III secretion system export apparatus subunit VscR has translation MIQLPDELNLIVTLALLALIPFIAMMATSFVKLAVVFSLLRNALGVQQIPPNMALYGLAIILSIFIMAPVGFETYDYVTQHEISLEDSESIEGLIESGLQPYREFLKKHIRETESVFFTDAARTLWPQKYVDRLESDSLLLLLPAFTVSELTRAFEIGFLLYLPFIAIDLIVSNILLAMGMMMVSPMTISLPFKLLLFVLLDGWTKLTHGLVLSYG, from the coding sequence ATGATCCAGTTACCTGATGAACTGAACCTCATCGTTACACTCGCCCTTCTTGCTTTGATTCCTTTCATTGCAATGATGGCGACCTCCTTCGTTAAACTGGCCGTGGTTTTCTCTCTGCTAAGAAACGCATTAGGTGTACAGCAGATTCCACCCAATATGGCCTTGTACGGATTGGCGATCATTCTGTCGATCTTCATCATGGCACCAGTGGGTTTTGAAACCTATGACTACGTGACGCAGCATGAAATATCCCTAGAAGATTCCGAGAGTATCGAAGGACTGATTGAGAGCGGATTGCAGCCGTATCGTGAGTTCTTGAAAAAGCACATCCGTGAAACTGAATCGGTGTTTTTTACCGATGCAGCAAGAACCTTGTGGCCACAAAAGTACGTCGACCGTTTGGAGTCAGACAGCTTATTGCTGTTGCTCCCCGCCTTTACCGTGAGTGAGCTAACGAGAGCGTTTGAGATTGGCTTCCTGTTGTACCTGCCATTCATCGCTATCGATCTGATCGTATCCAACATCTTGCTGGCCATGGGCATGATGATGGTCTCGCCAATGACCATCTCACTGCCATTCAAACTACTGCTCTTTGTGTTGCTAGACGGTTGGACTAAGTTGACCCATGGCCTAGTGCTCAGCTACGGATAA